A stretch of Crossiella cryophila DNA encodes these proteins:
- the rpoB gene encoding DNA-directed RNA polymerase subunit beta produces MAVSRATKATAATNSTSGIPGAPKRVSFAKIREPLTVPDLLDLQIQSFEWLVGADEWFQRRIDAGDEDPIGGLAEVLNEISPIEDFSGSMSLSFSDPRFDEVKASVEECKDKDMTYAAPLFVTAEFTNHNTGEIKSQTVFMGDFPVMTDKGTYIINGTERVVVSQLVRSPGVYFDTNVDKTTDKDVFSVRIIPSRGAWLEFDVDKRDTVGVRIDRKRRQPVTVLLKAFGWTAEQIRERFGFSETLMATLEKDHTAGQDEALLDIYRKLRPGEPPTKESAQTLLENLFFKEKRYDLAKVGRYKVNKKLGLDQPFTTGVLTEDDIVCAIEYLVRLHAGETAMTAPGGVEVPVEVDDIDHFGNRRLRTVGELIQNQIRVGLSRMERVVRERMTTQDVEAITPQTLINIRPVVAAIKEFFGTSQLSQFMDQTNPLAGLTHKRRLSALGPGGLSRERAGLEVRDVHPSHYGRMCPIETPEGPNIGLIGSLSSFGRVNPFGFIETPYRKVIEGRVTDNIDYLTADEEDRYVKAQANTPIDADGNFLEDKVMVRRKGGELDLIPPNDVDYMDISPRQMVSVATAMVPFLEHDDANRALMGANMQRQAVPLLRSESPLVGTGMELRAAVDAGDVVVVSKAGVIEELCSDYITVMADDGTRQTYRLHKFRRSNQGTCINQKPIVNEGDRVEVGQVIADGPCTQNGEMALGKNLLVAIMPWEGHNYEDAIILSQRLVQDDVLTSIHIEEHEIDARDTKLGAEEITRDIPNVSEEVLADLDERGIIRIGAEVRDGDILVGKVTPKGETELTPEERLLRAIFGEKAREVRDTSLKVPHGETGKVIGIRVFSREDDDELPPGVNELVRVYVAQKRKIQDGDKLAGRHGNKGVIGKILPVEDMPFLEDGTPVDIVLNTHGVPRRMNIGQILETHLGWIAKQGWSIDGNPDWARKLPEELFQAEPGTNTATPVFDGAREEEITGLLSSTQPNRDGERMVKGDGKAQLFDGRSGEPYPYPTSVGYMYILKLLHLVDDKIHARSTGPYSMITQQPLGGKAQFGGQRFGEMECWAMQAYGAAYTLQELLTIKSDDVIGRVKVYEAIVKGENIPEPGIPESFKVLLKELQSLCLNVEVLSSDGAAIEMRDGDDEDLERAAANLGINLSRSESPSVDDIVN; encoded by the coding sequence TTGGCAGTCTCCCGCGCGACCAAGGCCACTGCTGCGACCAACTCCACGTCGGGGATCCCTGGGGCGCCGAAGCGGGTTTCGTTCGCGAAGATTCGCGAACCCCTGACGGTGCCCGATCTGCTTGACCTGCAGATTCAGTCCTTCGAATGGCTCGTCGGCGCCGACGAGTGGTTCCAGCGCCGCATTGATGCCGGCGATGAGGATCCGATTGGCGGCCTCGCTGAGGTCCTCAACGAGATCTCGCCGATCGAGGACTTCTCGGGATCCATGTCCCTCTCCTTCTCCGATCCGCGCTTCGACGAGGTCAAGGCCTCGGTCGAGGAGTGCAAGGACAAGGACATGACGTACGCGGCCCCGCTGTTCGTCACCGCGGAGTTCACCAACCACAACACCGGCGAGATCAAGAGCCAGACGGTGTTCATGGGTGACTTCCCCGTGATGACCGACAAGGGCACGTACATCATCAACGGCACCGAGCGAGTCGTGGTGTCGCAGTTGGTGCGGTCCCCGGGTGTCTACTTCGACACTAACGTCGACAAGACCACCGACAAGGACGTGTTCAGCGTCCGCATTATCCCGAGCCGGGGCGCCTGGCTGGAGTTCGACGTCGACAAGCGCGACACCGTCGGCGTCCGCATCGACCGCAAGCGCCGCCAGCCCGTCACCGTCCTGCTGAAGGCATTCGGCTGGACCGCCGAGCAGATCCGCGAGCGCTTCGGTTTCAGCGAGACCCTCATGGCCACGCTGGAGAAGGACCACACCGCGGGCCAGGACGAGGCGCTGCTCGACATCTACCGCAAGCTGCGCCCTGGCGAACCGCCCACCAAGGAGAGCGCGCAGACCCTCCTGGAGAACCTGTTCTTCAAGGAGAAGCGCTACGACCTGGCCAAGGTCGGCCGGTACAAGGTGAACAAGAAGCTGGGCCTCGACCAGCCGTTCACCACCGGCGTGCTCACCGAGGACGACATCGTCTGCGCGATCGAGTACCTGGTGCGCCTGCACGCGGGTGAGACCGCCATGACCGCCCCCGGCGGCGTGGAGGTCCCGGTCGAGGTCGACGACATCGACCACTTCGGCAATCGGCGCCTGCGCACCGTGGGTGAGCTGATCCAGAACCAGATCCGGGTCGGCCTCTCCCGCATGGAGCGCGTGGTCCGCGAGCGGATGACCACTCAGGACGTCGAGGCGATCACGCCGCAGACCCTGATCAACATCCGCCCGGTGGTCGCGGCGATCAAGGAGTTCTTCGGAACCTCCCAGCTCTCGCAGTTCATGGACCAGACCAACCCGCTGGCCGGCCTGACGCACAAGCGGCGTCTGTCCGCGCTCGGCCCCGGTGGTCTCTCCCGTGAGCGGGCCGGTCTTGAGGTCCGTGACGTGCACCCCTCGCACTACGGCCGCATGTGTCCGATCGAGACGCCGGAAGGCCCGAACATCGGCCTGATCGGCTCGCTGTCCTCCTTCGGTCGGGTCAACCCGTTCGGGTTCATCGAGACCCCGTACCGCAAGGTCATCGAGGGTCGGGTCACCGACAACATCGACTACCTGACCGCGGACGAGGAAGACCGGTACGTGAAGGCCCAGGCCAACACGCCGATCGACGCCGACGGGAACTTCCTCGAGGACAAGGTCATGGTCCGCCGTAAGGGCGGCGAACTGGACCTGATCCCGCCGAACGACGTCGACTACATGGACATCTCGCCGCGGCAGATGGTGTCCGTGGCGACCGCGATGGTGCCCTTCCTCGAGCACGACGACGCCAACCGCGCGCTCATGGGCGCGAACATGCAGCGTCAGGCCGTGCCGCTGCTCCGCTCCGAGTCGCCGCTGGTCGGCACCGGGATGGAGCTGCGAGCCGCGGTGGACGCCGGCGACGTGGTCGTGGTCAGCAAGGCCGGTGTGATCGAGGAGCTGTGCTCCGACTACATCACCGTGATGGCCGATGACGGCACCCGCCAGACCTACCGGCTGCACAAGTTCCGCCGCTCCAACCAGGGCACCTGCATCAACCAGAAGCCGATCGTCAACGAGGGCGACCGGGTCGAGGTCGGGCAGGTCATCGCGGACGGTCCGTGCACCCAGAACGGCGAGATGGCGCTGGGCAAGAACTTGCTCGTCGCGATCATGCCGTGGGAGGGGCACAACTACGAGGACGCGATCATCCTGTCCCAGCGCCTGGTGCAGGACGACGTGCTCACCTCGATTCACATCGAAGAGCACGAGATCGACGCCCGCGACACCAAGCTGGGCGCCGAGGAGATCACCCGGGACATCCCGAACGTCTCCGAGGAGGTCCTGGCCGACCTGGACGAGCGCGGCATCATCCGCATCGGTGCCGAGGTCCGCGACGGCGACATCCTGGTCGGCAAGGTCACGCCCAAGGGCGAGACCGAGCTGACCCCGGAGGAGCGCCTGCTCCGCGCGATCTTCGGTGAGAAGGCGCGCGAGGTGCGCGACACCTCGCTGAAGGTGCCGCACGGTGAGACCGGCAAGGTCATCGGCATCCGGGTTTTCTCCCGCGAGGACGACGACGAGCTGCCCCCGGGCGTCAACGAGCTGGTCCGCGTCTACGTGGCCCAGAAGCGCAAGATCCAGGACGGCGACAAGCTCGCCGGCCGGCACGGCAACAAGGGCGTCATCGGCAAGATCCTGCCGGTGGAGGACATGCCGTTCCTCGAGGACGGCACCCCGGTCGACATCGTGCTGAACACCCACGGTGTGCCTCGTCGTATGAACATCGGCCAGATCCTGGAGACCCACCTCGGGTGGATCGCCAAGCAGGGCTGGAGCATCGACGGCAACCCGGACTGGGCGCGCAAGCTGCCCGAGGAGCTGTTCCAGGCCGAGCCCGGCACGAACACCGCCACCCCGGTGTTCGACGGCGCCCGCGAGGAGGAGATCACCGGTCTGCTCTCCTCGACCCAGCCCAACCGCGATGGTGAGCGGATGGTCAAGGGTGACGGCAAGGCTCAGCTCTTCGACGGCCGCAGCGGTGAGCCGTACCCGTACCCGACCTCGGTCGGCTACATGTACATCCTCAAGCTGCTGCACCTGGTCGATGACAAGATCCACGCCCGGTCCACCGGCCCGTACTCGATGATCACCCAGCAGCCGCTGGGTGGTAAGGCGCAGTTCGGTGGCCAGCGATTCGGCGAGATGGAGTGCTGGGCCATGCAGGCCTATGGCGCTGCCTACACGCTGCAGGAGCTGCTGACCATCAAGTCGGACGACGTGATCGGCCGGGTGAAGGTCTACGAGGCCATCGTCAAGGGCGAGAACATCCCCGAACCGGGTATCCCGGAGTCGTTCAAGGTGCTGCTCAAGGAGCTGCAGTCGCTGTGCCTCAACGTCGAGGTGCTCTCCAGCGACGGCGCTGCCATCGAGATGCGCGACGGCGACGATGAGGACCTGGAGCGCGCCGCCGCGAACCTGGGCATCAACCTGTCCAGGTCCGAGTCGCCTTCGGTCGACGACATCGTCAACTGA
- a CDS encoding helicase-associated domain-containing protein: MNLKEYLRGLDRTALLRLLELRPDILVEPAPRHWDGLVKALTTQTSLAQALQHLDQDALTLTQALQVLGPGATPTALATTLNSPQPLVNAALSRLTERALTWPTTPTPTQQPPTTSHPAAPHATGNDATASPATASPAATNLPAANRTAADDLTANRGPASHSAVNLPATNHPPATRTAANHWSANPAAEPHLPKSLLPEPHLAYPPRLATWWPTPLGLGAPAADLLAQYPLPEIRALAARHKLPAKGTRAALTQQLAARLNDRPHLTRLLNSLPPAAAELLTTLRAGSPHLDLTDEALTPAAALLLDLGLLLRRGKSAAEVPREVGLALFDHHRHRLTGAPQVVTSPATPELAENQAAVAAAEAVRSATTLLENAEAEPIPALLSGGIGTRELRRLARSFACPPEQAALWLDLVHAAGLLGHHHAGHHVDSYAPTAAYDTWRTQPAAQRWTTLARTWLTLQEAPTHRYTPDGRPIPPTVPNPGPAQTQRQAVLTTYAALPPHRRATPTAVLQALTWHLPLLTASDHNTALTQAAITEAQLLGILAEDQLTPPGAALLHATHLPTSPTATAPTTAVATGIPGPPPPPESATPPPTPTPEPAPTPDAPAVPPDPEAALLAAVTALLPATSETTRLQSDLTAIVTGDPAQHLVRLLDTVADLESSSAARVWRFSPASVRRALDTGATAEDLLADLAAVAPDGVPQPLAYLVHDVSRRHGSIRVVDAGCVLHTADEIQALEILNSRPLARLALRQVAPAVLVSPRPRPETLALLRRAGFTPVGEDFTGNEVPEDQTPRRGRAQPAPWRPEDHVTSPAALAAVLADSTDADEPLDPDTQLRVQAPELPAADRGWLAAAARDGGAVEIVYRGPAGVPAPRVVSDLTLESGIMLAWCHRHETEAHFLLDRVTRARPIAGPVPAGGRPQ; encoded by the coding sequence ATGAACCTCAAGGAGTACCTGCGCGGCCTCGACCGGACAGCGCTGCTGCGCCTGCTCGAGCTACGGCCCGACATCCTGGTCGAACCCGCCCCCCGCCATTGGGACGGCCTGGTCAAAGCCCTGACCACCCAAACCTCCCTGGCCCAAGCCCTGCAACACCTCGACCAGGACGCCCTGACCCTCACCCAGGCCCTCCAGGTCCTCGGCCCCGGCGCCACCCCCACCGCCCTGGCCACCACCCTCAACTCCCCCCAACCCCTGGTCAACGCCGCCCTGTCCCGCCTGACCGAACGCGCCCTGACCTGGCCCACCACGCCAACCCCCACCCAGCAGCCCCCCACCACAAGCCACCCAGCCGCGCCCCACGCCACGGGGAATGACGCCACCGCGAGCCCTGCCACCGCGAGCCCTGCCGCTACGAATCTCCCGGCCGCGAATCGAACCGCGGCGGACGACCTCACCGCGAACCGCGGCCCGGCAAGCCACTCGGCCGTGAACCTCCCGGCCACGAACCACCCGCCCGCGACCCGCACCGCGGCAAATCACTGGTCCGCGAACCCCGCCGCCGAGCCTCACCTCCCCAAGTCCCTCCTCCCCGAGCCCCACCTGGCCTACCCGCCCCGCCTCGCCACCTGGTGGCCCACCCCACTCGGCCTGGGCGCCCCGGCAGCCGACCTGCTCGCCCAATACCCCCTCCCCGAGATCCGCGCCCTGGCCGCCCGGCACAAACTCCCCGCCAAGGGCACCCGAGCCGCCCTGACCCAGCAGCTCGCCGCCCGCCTCAACGACCGCCCCCACCTGACCCGCCTGCTGAACTCCCTCCCGCCCGCGGCAGCCGAGCTGCTGACCACCCTGCGCGCCGGCTCCCCCCACCTGGACCTCACCGACGAGGCCCTGACCCCCGCCGCGGCCCTCTTGCTCGACCTCGGCCTCCTGCTGCGCCGCGGCAAGTCCGCCGCCGAGGTCCCCCGCGAAGTCGGCCTGGCCCTGTTCGACCACCACCGCCACCGCCTGACCGGCGCACCCCAGGTGGTCACCAGCCCCGCCACCCCGGAACTAGCCGAGAACCAGGCCGCGGTGGCCGCCGCCGAGGCGGTGCGCAGTGCCACCACCCTGCTCGAGAACGCCGAGGCGGAACCCATCCCCGCCCTGCTCTCCGGCGGCATCGGCACCAGGGAGCTGCGCCGCCTCGCCAGGTCCTTCGCCTGTCCGCCGGAACAGGCCGCGCTCTGGCTGGACCTGGTGCACGCCGCGGGTCTGCTGGGTCACCACCACGCCGGACACCACGTCGACAGCTACGCCCCCACCGCCGCCTACGACACCTGGCGCACCCAGCCCGCGGCCCAGCGCTGGACCACCCTCGCCCGCACCTGGCTGACCCTCCAGGAAGCCCCCACCCACCGGTACACCCCCGACGGCCGCCCCATCCCGCCCACAGTGCCCAACCCCGGCCCCGCCCAGACCCAGCGCCAGGCCGTCCTGACGACCTACGCCGCCCTCCCGCCACACCGGCGAGCCACCCCCACCGCGGTCCTCCAGGCCCTCACCTGGCACCTCCCCCTGCTGACCGCCTCCGACCACAACACCGCCCTGACCCAGGCCGCCATCACCGAAGCCCAACTCCTGGGCATCCTCGCCGAGGACCAACTGACCCCACCCGGCGCGGCTCTCCTGCACGCCACCCATCTCCCCACCAGCCCCACCGCCACTGCCCCCACCACCGCGGTCGCCACCGGCATCCCCGGCCCGCCCCCACCGCCCGAGTCCGCCACCCCGCCCCCAACCCCCACCCCGGAGCCCGCCCCCACCCCGGACGCCCCAGCCGTCCCCCCGGACCCCGAGGCCGCGCTCCTCGCCGCCGTGACCGCCCTGCTCCCGGCCACCTCCGAAACCACGCGCCTCCAGTCCGACCTCACCGCCATCGTCACCGGCGACCCGGCCCAGCACCTGGTCCGGCTGCTCGACACCGTCGCCGACCTGGAGTCCAGCAGTGCCGCCCGGGTCTGGCGGTTCTCCCCGGCCAGTGTGCGCCGGGCCCTGGACACCGGGGCCACCGCCGAGGATCTGCTCGCCGATCTGGCCGCGGTGGCGCCGGATGGGGTTCCGCAGCCGCTGGCCTACCTGGTGCACGACGTGTCCCGGCGGCATGGCTCGATCCGGGTGGTCGACGCCGGTTGTGTGCTGCACACCGCCGATGAGATCCAGGCGCTGGAGATCCTGAACTCGCGGCCGTTGGCGCGGTTGGCGTTGCGGCAGGTGGCGCCCGCGGTGCTGGTCAGTCCCAGGCCGCGGCCGGAGACGCTCGCGTTGTTGCGGCGGGCCGGGTTCACCCCGGTCGGGGAGGACTTCACCGGCAACGAGGTGCCCGAGGACCAGACTCCCCGGCGCGGCAGGGCCCAGCCGGCCCCGTGGCGGCCCGAGGACCACGTCACCAGCCCGGCCGCGCTGGCCGCGGTGCTGGCCGACTCCACCGACGCCGACGAACCGCTCGACCCGGACACCCAGCTGCGCGTCCAGGCTCCCGAGCTGCCCGCGGCCGACCGCGGCTGGCTGGCCGCCGCGGCCAGGGACGGTGGGGCGGTCGAGATCGTCTACCGGGGTCCGGCTGGCGTCCCGGCCCCGCGCGTGGTCAGCGACCTGACCCTGGAGAGCGGGATCATGCTCGCCTGGTGCCACCGGCACGAGACCGAGGCGCACTTCCTGCTGGACCGGGTCACCCGCGCCCGCCCGATCGCCGGTCCCGTGCCCGCGGGCGGGAGGCCACAGTGA
- a CDS encoding MCE family protein — translation MMTRRIRLQIIAFVVIALVGVSYAGARYAGLDRLFGPRGYLVTMKLTDSGGIFTNAEVTYRGVTVGRVGQLRLTETGLEVELDIERDHDRIPADTKAVVTNRSAVGEQYVDLRPNVDAGPYLAGGSVISVDRTATPPPVETLLANLDGLATSVPLDSLRTVVDELGTAFDGTGPQLQRLLDTTSVFTKDAVKNLPQTLELLRKARTVLGTQNQQASSITSFSRDLKLIAEQLGKSDPDLRKLIENAPKAAGQVSGLLRESGQGISELTANLLTTVDIALPRKDGLEQAMVTYPMVVGGAFTVAPGDGTAHFGLAINLFDPPPCTKGYEKTKRRPGDVTAPIALNSQAYCAEGPGSPIEVRGAQNAPYGGKPMTPPPSTRLVGPARQPQAGAASGLLALLQLPGGQAPRSLAQMLGLPG, via the coding sequence ATGATGACCCGCCGGATCCGCCTGCAGATCATCGCCTTCGTGGTGATCGCGCTGGTCGGGGTGAGCTACGCCGGGGCCCGCTATGCCGGGCTGGACCGGCTCTTCGGCCCGCGCGGCTACCTGGTGACCATGAAACTGACCGACTCCGGTGGCATCTTCACCAACGCCGAGGTCACCTATCGCGGGGTCACCGTGGGCCGGGTCGGGCAGTTGCGGCTGACCGAGACCGGGCTCGAGGTGGAGCTGGACATCGAGCGGGACCACGATCGCATCCCGGCCGACACCAAGGCCGTGGTGACCAACCGGTCCGCGGTCGGCGAGCAGTACGTGGACCTGCGGCCCAACGTCGACGCCGGGCCGTACCTGGCGGGCGGCTCGGTGATCAGCGTGGATCGCACCGCGACCCCGCCGCCGGTGGAGACGCTGCTGGCCAACCTGGACGGGCTGGCCACCTCGGTGCCGCTGGACTCGCTGCGCACCGTGGTGGACGAGCTGGGCACCGCCTTCGACGGCACCGGCCCGCAGCTGCAGCGGTTGCTGGACACCACCTCGGTGTTCACCAAGGACGCGGTGAAGAACCTGCCGCAGACCCTGGAGCTGCTGCGCAAGGCACGCACCGTGCTGGGCACGCAGAACCAGCAGGCATCCTCGATCACCTCGTTCAGCCGGGACCTGAAGCTGATCGCCGAACAGCTCGGCAAGTCCGATCCGGACCTGCGCAAGCTGATCGAGAACGCGCCGAAGGCCGCCGGGCAGGTCAGCGGGCTGCTGCGGGAGTCCGGCCAGGGCATCTCCGAGCTGACCGCGAACCTGCTCACCACGGTGGACATCGCACTGCCGCGCAAGGACGGCCTGGAACAGGCCATGGTGACCTACCCGATGGTCGTCGGCGGCGCGTTCACCGTGGCACCGGGCGACGGCACCGCGCACTTCGGGCTGGCGATCAACCTGTTCGACCCGCCGCCGTGCACCAAGGGCTATGAGAAGACCAAGCGCAGGCCGGGCGATGTCACCGCGCCGATCGCGCTGAACAGCCAGGCGTACTGCGCCGAGGGGCCGGGTAGCCCGATCGAGGTGCGCGGCGCGCAGAACGCGCCCTACGGCGGCAAGCCGATGACCCCGCCGCCGTCGACCAGGCTGGTCGGCCCGGCCCGGCAGCCCCAGGCAGGCGCCGCCTCCGGCCTGCTCGCGCTGTTGCAGTTGCCAGGAGGCCAGGCGCCGCGCAGTCTGGCCCAGATGCTCGGCCTGCCCGGCTGA
- a CDS encoding MCE family protein, which yields MRTALRLAGLALTGCLLAGCGIGEFTGLYNVPLPGGADLGDHPYRVKVRFKDVLDLVPQAGVKVNDVAVGRVENVALAQDGWTAEVTVLVNGEVKLPANTDAKLRQSSLLGEKFVELAAPKSPQGSLADGALIPLERTNRNPEVEEVFGALSLLLNGGGVAQLQTITKELNKALSGREPELRELLSNVDKLVTTLDGHKGEIARALDGLNRLSATLVGQIGNIKTALDGLEPGLKVLAEQRQQLVGMLQALDRLSGVATDVVNRSKDDIIHDLKALTPTLQKLAEAGQNLPKGLEMLFTFPFPDSATEAVKGDYTNLHAKIDLDLSRILDNLGSSRQGLLGPPSPGTPQPGATPPLLPGLPGLPTPPTPNRPGGGGQQGGLGGLIGSLLGGGR from the coding sequence ATGAGGACCGCGCTGCGCCTGGCCGGACTCGCGCTGACCGGCTGCCTGCTCGCCGGCTGCGGCATCGGTGAGTTCACCGGGCTGTACAACGTGCCGCTGCCCGGCGGCGCCGACCTCGGCGATCACCCGTACCGGGTCAAGGTGCGGTTCAAGGACGTGCTCGACCTGGTGCCGCAGGCCGGGGTGAAGGTCAACGACGTGGCGGTCGGCCGGGTGGAGAACGTGGCGCTGGCCCAGGACGGCTGGACCGCCGAGGTCACCGTGCTGGTCAACGGCGAGGTCAAACTGCCTGCCAACACCGACGCCAAACTCCGCCAGTCCAGCCTGCTGGGGGAGAAGTTCGTCGAGCTGGCCGCGCCCAAGTCACCGCAGGGCAGCCTGGCCGACGGGGCGCTGATCCCGCTGGAGCGGACCAACCGCAACCCGGAGGTCGAGGAGGTCTTCGGCGCGTTGTCGCTGCTGCTCAACGGCGGTGGCGTCGCCCAGCTGCAGACCATCACCAAGGAGCTGAACAAGGCGCTGTCCGGGCGTGAGCCTGAGCTGCGCGAGCTGCTGTCCAATGTGGACAAACTGGTGACCACCCTGGACGGGCACAAGGGCGAGATCGCCCGCGCGCTGGACGGGCTCAACCGGCTCTCCGCCACCCTGGTCGGCCAGATCGGCAACATCAAGACCGCGCTGGACGGGCTGGAACCGGGGCTGAAGGTGCTCGCCGAGCAGCGGCAACAGCTGGTCGGCATGCTGCAGGCGCTGGACCGGCTCTCCGGGGTGGCCACCGATGTGGTCAACCGCAGCAAGGACGACATCATCCACGACCTCAAGGCGCTCACGCCCACCCTGCAGAAGCTCGCCGAGGCCGGGCAGAACCTGCCCAAGGGCCTGGAGATGCTGTTCACCTTCCCGTTCCCGGACTCCGCGACCGAGGCGGTCAAGGGTGACTACACCAACCTGCACGCCAAGATCGACCTGGACCTGAGCCGCATCCTGGACAACCTGGGCAGCTCCCGGCAGGGCCTGCTCGGCCCGCCCTCGCCCGGCACGCCGCAGCCCGGCGCCACCCCGCCGCTGCTGCCAGGACTGCCCGGCCTGCCAACGCCGCCGACGCCGAACCGGCCGGGCGGCGGCGGGCAGCAGGGCGGCCTCGGCGGCCTGATCGGCTCGCTGCTGGGTGGTGGTCGCTGA
- a CDS encoding MCE family protein: MSTSVNTRPDLARLIAFGAVVVLLLTATLWWVLARPAGRLVTAYFSAGIGVYEGGDVRVLGVRVGVIDKVEAQGTQVKVEMRVDRDVELPERPNAAVVNPSVVSDRYVQLAPVYTGGPKLGENTVIPRERTVTPMELDEVYGSLDKLTTALGPKGANKDGALSQLLDVSADNLAGNGKKLQDTIRGLGDAAGTLNGAREDLFGTIDNLRRFTSMLAANDSQVRTFNTQLADVNRFLAAEREDLGAAVRELAGALSSVEGFIRDNREQLKSNVDKLASITKVLVDQRAALAEVLDVAPLALGNLQNTYNASSGTLDTRTNINELTRPPIVMVCELLRQTTPKQLPQVLADVCGKLAGVVDGVVKLPSVAEVISSLQQGKLPQLPPLLGVPGGKGSR; the protein is encoded by the coding sequence ATGAGCACCTCGGTCAACACCCGGCCGGACCTGGCCCGGCTGATCGCCTTCGGCGCGGTGGTCGTGCTGCTGCTCACCGCCACCCTGTGGTGGGTGCTCGCCCGGCCGGCCGGACGGCTGGTCACCGCGTACTTCTCCGCCGGGATCGGCGTGTACGAGGGCGGCGACGTGCGGGTGCTCGGCGTGCGGGTCGGCGTGATCGACAAGGTCGAGGCGCAGGGCACCCAGGTCAAGGTCGAGATGCGGGTGGACCGGGACGTGGAGCTGCCCGAGCGGCCGAACGCGGCCGTGGTCAACCCGAGCGTGGTCAGCGATCGGTACGTGCAGCTCGCCCCGGTCTACACCGGCGGCCCCAAACTCGGTGAGAACACGGTGATCCCGCGCGAGCGCACGGTCACCCCGATGGAGCTGGACGAGGTCTACGGCAGCCTGGACAAGCTGACCACCGCGCTGGGACCCAAGGGCGCCAACAAGGACGGTGCGCTGTCCCAGCTGCTCGACGTCAGCGCGGACAACCTGGCAGGCAACGGCAAGAAGCTGCAGGACACCATCCGCGGCCTGGGCGACGCCGCCGGCACCTTGAACGGCGCGCGCGAGGACCTGTTCGGCACCATCGACAACCTGCGCAGGTTCACCTCGATGCTGGCCGCCAACGACTCGCAGGTGCGCACCTTCAACACCCAGCTCGCCGACGTGAACCGGTTCCTGGCCGCCGAACGCGAGGACCTGGGCGCCGCGGTGCGTGAACTGGCAGGCGCGCTGAGCAGCGTGGAGGGCTTCATCCGGGACAACCGCGAGCAGCTCAAGTCCAATGTGGACAAGCTGGCCAGCATCACCAAGGTGCTGGTGGACCAGCGGGCCGCACTGGCCGAGGTGCTCGACGTGGCCCCGCTGGCCCTGGGCAACCTGCAGAACACCTATAACGCCTCCAGTGGCACCCTTGATACCCGGACGAATATCAACGAGTTGACCAGGCCGCCGATCGTGATGGTCTGCGAGCTGCTCCGGCAGACCACGCCCAAGCAGCTCCCGCAGGTGCTCGCCGACGTCTGCGGCAAGCTCGCCGGGGTGGTCGACGGGGTGGTGAAGCTGCCCAGCGTGGCCGAGGTGATCTCCTCGCTGCAGCAGGGGAAACTGCCGCAGCTGCCACCGCTGCTGGGCGTCCCCGGCGGGAAGGGGTCACGATGA
- a CDS encoding MCE family protein has protein sequence MKPFRARNPITIGLVGLTVLTLGLLSAFFFEDLPIIGGGTSYRAQFTEAAGLKPDDEVRVAGVKVGKVADVELEKDHVLVTFRVDDAWVGDRSTAAIKIKTLLGQKFLALDPQGGAPLKPSEAIPRERTMSPFDVTEAFTGLASTVGQINTEQLAKSFQTIATTFRDTPDEVRGALDGLNALSKTISSRDDQLAALLANTNKISKTLADRNAEFEKLLGDGNRLLAEIRKRKDAISSLLTGTQKLSRELQGLVADNKNQLRPALEQLERVTTMLQRNQDSLGRSINLLAPFVRVFANTLGNGRWFDTYICGLLPPSLGPVNPEGCRP, from the coding sequence ATGAAACCCTTCCGCGCGCGCAACCCGATCACCATCGGCCTGGTCGGCCTCACCGTGCTGACCCTTGGCCTGCTCAGCGCGTTCTTCTTCGAGGACCTGCCGATCATCGGCGGCGGCACCAGCTACCGGGCCCAGTTCACCGAGGCCGCCGGGCTCAAACCGGACGACGAGGTGCGGGTGGCCGGGGTCAAGGTCGGCAAGGTGGCCGACGTGGAACTGGAGAAGGACCACGTGCTGGTCACCTTCCGGGTGGACGACGCCTGGGTCGGCGACCGCAGCACCGCGGCCATCAAGATCAAAACGTTGCTGGGGCAGAAGTTCCTCGCGCTGGACCCGCAGGGTGGCGCCCCGCTCAAACCGAGCGAGGCCATCCCGCGTGAGCGCACCATGTCGCCCTTCGACGTGACCGAGGCGTTCACCGGCCTGGCCAGCACGGTCGGGCAGATCAACACCGAACAGCTGGCCAAGAGCTTCCAGACCATCGCCACCACCTTCCGGGACACCCCGGATGAGGTGCGCGGCGCGCTGGACGGGCTCAACGCGCTGTCCAAGACCATCTCCAGCCGGGACGACCAGCTGGCCGCGTTGCTGGCCAACACCAACAAGATCAGCAAAACGCTGGCCGACCGCAACGCCGAGTTCGAGAAGCTGCTCGGCGACGGCAACCGGCTGCTGGCCGAGATCCGCAAGCGCAAGGACGCGATCAGCTCGCTGCTCACCGGCACCCAGAAGCTGTCCAGGGAGCTGCAGGGACTGGTGGCCGACAACAAGAACCAGCTGCGTCCCGCGCTGGAACAGCTGGAGCGGGTGACCACCATGTTGCAGCGCAACCAGGACAGCCTCGGCCGCAGCATCAACCTGCTGGCCCCGTTCGTGCGGGTCTTCGCCAACACCCTGGGCAACGGGCGCTGGTTCGACACCTACATCTGCGGGCTGCTGCCGCCCTCGCTCGGCCCGGTCAACCCGGAGGGGTGCCGCCCATGA